A stretch of Ipomoea triloba cultivar NCNSP0323 chromosome 13, ASM357664v1 DNA encodes these proteins:
- the LOC116001013 gene encoding leukocyte receptor cluster member 1 homolog translates to MGGHGGLNILPQKRWNVYNYDNREKVRRDEEAAARDEQLKRDDARKRDAELRLEKLRQARGLASASVNEAAAPSSPKSKSKSKSEETRLENDSNHINLFEGIRIFDPIEAKPESNDQRPVKKVKKEQPPRVVTAEDEKYKLGYGIVGKGTKLPWYLEKPTKKSDEKSDDDDAEDLRPAKKKSNGKKTVDELRKERLEREKREKQRERALLKEKSRRDGGFSLRR, encoded by the coding sequence ATGGGTGGTCACGGTGGTCTGAATATTCTCCCGCAAAAGCGATGGAACGTCTACAACTACGATAACCGCGAAAAAGTCCGCCGCGACGAGGAAGCCGCGGCTCGGGATGAGCAACTCAAACGCGACGACGCTCGCAAGCGGGATGCCGAGTTACGCCTCGAGAAGCTCCGGCAAGCGCGTGGATTAGCCTCCGCTTCCGTCAACGAAGCCGCTGCACCCTCCTCTCccaaatccaaatccaaatccaaatccgAGGAGACGAGATTGGAGAACGATTCGAACCACATCAATTTGTTCGAAGGAATTCGAATTTTCGATCCGATTGAAGCTAAGCCTGAATCTAATGACCAAAGGCCTGTTAAGAAGGTGAAGAAGGAGCAGCCGCCTAGGGTTGTGACTGCCGAGGATGAGAAGTATAAACTAGGATATGGAATTGTTGGGAAAGGAACGAAATTACCTTGGTACCTGGAAAAGCCGACCAAAAAATCAGATGAAAAGAGCGATGATGACGACGCTGAAGACTTGCGGCCGGCTAAGAAGAAGAGCAATGGGAAGAAGACGGTGGATGAGTTGCGGAAAGAGCGGTTAGAGAGGGAGAAACGAGAGAAACAGAGAGAAAGAGCTCTGCTGAAGGAGAAAAGCCGCAGAGATGGAGGATTCTCGTTACGAAGATGA